The following proteins come from a genomic window of Methanosarcina sp. MTP4:
- a CDS encoding histidine kinase dimerization/phosphoacceptor domain -containing protein, with protein MRFKNVPLKTKLVLFIVVGVFLVLAVSTAVIIGTVTSQEEDLAYRKSVEMASNYANQFDSNMQANRAIANTLALTMAEYEGADREEVKNILRRVLEEKPNLIGAYVGFEPNAFDGRDADYADTPGYDSTGRFVPYCNNINGPTTIEPLVDYESSDYYQLPKSTNKDVLTEPYFYEGIFMVSYDSPIIRDGEFVGIAGVDVPLEYLDDVISDIQAFDTGYAFMVSNTGIFLSHPTNKEWIGKRSLRDSEAEEVLAAAEDIQNGVGGHIETTDPTTGKTVVMFYEPVKTGEFAFVLAVPKEEMLAGVTDLRNRLLIISAISILFMAALGYMIARSITKPIDEIVEDFKSIAEDAVKGKLDVRADTDVEVDFREIPRGLNKILDAVIVPIRETMRVTNALAAGELKERVNADLQGGFRELGDTLDKFSETLNMIIDDSNTVLTAFQNNDFKRSIEVHGQGDFKLLTDGIEETREVLDRVTTQRMKTEEALLAYALELEQSNKLKEEMENIINNSPVIVFLWKYEDMWPAEFVSENVSRLGYSPEDFTSKRLLYGEIVHPDDLDRMKEELSKNVESSCEVYNSEYRILTKSGEPRWVDERTFIQRNHLGEIRLQGIILDITEHKKAEEALLQMEEIRKKEIHHRIKNNLQVISTLLYLESGNFLDEKTIGAFKDSQHRVKSMALVHEKLYQSEDMVSVDFADYIRNLTDYLFQSYSVGVSEVSLKLDVDNIFLGMDTAIPLGIIINELVSNSLKHAFAGRNCGEISISLKRDECESLDKASGTRGEQQAGEAEECFLLTVRDSGVGFPEAIDFRDTESLGLQLVVNLVDQIEGVVELDTSREGTEFKIRFGELKYRIKV; from the coding sequence ATGAGGTTCAAAAACGTCCCCTTAAAAACAAAGCTGGTTCTTTTTATTGTCGTAGGGGTTTTTCTTGTCCTGGCCGTGTCTACGGCAGTCATTATCGGCACGGTGACCTCCCAGGAAGAAGACCTTGCTTACCGGAAATCCGTCGAAATGGCGAGCAACTATGCGAACCAGTTTGACAGTAATATGCAAGCCAACCGGGCAATTGCGAACACTCTTGCCCTCACGATGGCCGAGTATGAAGGCGCCGACAGGGAAGAAGTGAAGAATATTCTGAGAAGGGTCCTTGAAGAAAAACCTAACCTGATCGGGGCTTATGTTGGGTTTGAGCCTAACGCTTTTGATGGCAGGGATGCGGACTACGCGGATACCCCGGGCTACGACTCTACTGGAAGGTTTGTCCCTTACTGCAACAATATCAACGGCCCCACGACTATCGAGCCGCTTGTTGACTATGAGAGCTCTGACTATTACCAGCTGCCAAAAAGCACGAATAAAGATGTCCTGACCGAGCCTTACTTTTACGAAGGGATATTCATGGTAAGCTATGACTCCCCCATCATCCGGGACGGTGAGTTTGTGGGGATAGCAGGTGTTGACGTCCCTCTGGAATATCTGGATGATGTCATAAGTGATATCCAGGCTTTTGATACGGGCTATGCTTTCATGGTAAGCAATACAGGAATTTTTCTCTCCCACCCTACCAATAAGGAATGGATCGGAAAAAGGAGCCTCCGGGATTCTGAAGCGGAAGAGGTCCTCGCAGCAGCAGAAGATATTCAAAATGGTGTGGGAGGACATATTGAAACCACCGACCCCACCACAGGAAAGACTGTTGTGATGTTCTACGAACCTGTTAAGACGGGGGAGTTCGCATTCGTCCTGGCAGTTCCCAAAGAAGAAATGCTGGCCGGAGTGACGGACCTCCGGAACAGGCTGCTTATAATCTCTGCAATTTCAATTCTTTTCATGGCCGCCCTTGGCTACATGATTGCCAGGTCCATTACAAAGCCCATAGACGAAATAGTTGAAGACTTCAAGAGCATCGCCGAGGATGCCGTTAAAGGAAAACTCGATGTAAGGGCGGATACAGATGTTGAAGTCGATTTCCGGGAAATCCCGAGGGGCCTGAATAAGATCCTTGACGCGGTAATCGTCCCCATCCGGGAAACCATGAGGGTGACCAATGCCCTTGCAGCAGGGGAACTGAAAGAAAGGGTCAATGCGGACCTGCAGGGGGGGTTCAGGGAACTCGGGGATACCCTTGACAAGTTCTCGGAAACCCTCAATATGATCATTGACGATTCAAATACGGTCCTCACCGCTTTCCAGAACAACGATTTCAAACGCAGTATTGAGGTGCATGGGCAGGGAGACTTCAAGCTCCTGACCGACGGGATAGAAGAAACCCGGGAAGTGCTTGACAGGGTAACCACCCAGCGCATGAAGACAGAAGAAGCCCTGCTTGCCTATGCACTGGAGCTTGAGCAGTCCAACAAGCTTAAAGAAGAGATGGAGAATATTATCAACAACAGCCCGGTGATTGTCTTCCTCTGGAAATACGAAGACATGTGGCCTGCGGAATTCGTTTCCGAAAATGTCTCCAGGCTGGGCTACAGTCCCGAAGATTTCACCTCCAAAAGGCTCCTCTACGGGGAAATAGTCCACCCGGATGACCTGGACAGGATGAAGGAAGAACTCTCCAAAAACGTGGAGTCCAGCTGTGAAGTTTATAATTCGGAATACCGGATCCTTACGAAATCCGGGGAACCGCGCTGGGTTGATGAAAGGACTTTCATCCAGAGAAACCATCTTGGAGAAATCCGGCTGCAGGGTATCATCCTGGATATCACGGAGCACAAGAAAGCCGAAGAAGCCCTGCTCCAGATGGAAGAAATCCGGAAGAAAGAAATCCACCACCGGATCAAGAACAACCTGCAGGTAATTTCAACCCTGCTTTACCTGGAATCCGGGAATTTCCTGGACGAAAAGACAATCGGGGCTTTCAAGGACAGCCAGCACCGGGTAAAATCCATGGCCCTGGTCCACGAAAAGCTCTACCAGTCCGAGGACATGGTAAGCGTGGACTTTGCGGACTATATCCGGAACCTTACCGATTATCTCTTCCAGTCTTATTCCGTAGGAGTGAGTGAAGTAAGCTTGAAGCTTGATGTGGATAACATCTTCCTTGGGATGGACACTGCTATCCCCCTGGGGATTATCATCAACGAACTGGTTTCGAATTCCCTGAAACACGCTTTTGCGGGAAGGAACTGCGGAGAGATCAGCATCAGCCTGAAAAGGGATGAATGTGAATCTTTAGATAAAGCATCTGGCACCCGGGGCGAGCAGCAGGCAGGGGAAGCCGAAGAGTGTTTCTTGCTTACTGTCAGAGACAGCGGCGTGGGCTTCCCGGAAGCCATTGATTTCAGGGATACGGAATCCCTGGGCCTTCAGCTGGTAGTTAACCTTGTCGATCAGATAGAAGGCGTTGTAGAGCTTGACACGAGCAGGGAAGGCACCGAATTCAAGATACGGTTCGGGGAGTTAAAATACAGGATCAAAGTATGA
- a CDS encoding response regulator, giving the protein MKGKKILVVEDEHIVAMGIKRMLKSLGYQVTGIASTGEDAVCKAESIFPDLVLMDIMLKGKLGGLKAAEEIQTRFNTPVIYITACSDKKIRAQAEKTGAFGYITKPFDENELAESIETALKNHEAEKKSSNMKTFPELIISLPSDLVPEGQ; this is encoded by the coding sequence ATGAAAGGGAAAAAGATTCTTGTCGTTGAAGACGAACACATAGTTGCAATGGGAATAAAGAGAATGTTAAAGAGCCTGGGGTATCAGGTTACGGGCATAGCTTCCACAGGGGAAGACGCAGTTTGCAAGGCTGAAAGCATCTTTCCTGACCTGGTACTTATGGACATCATGCTCAAAGGCAAGCTTGGTGGATTGAAAGCTGCAGAAGAGATCCAAACCAGGTTCAATACCCCTGTAATATACATTACCGCTTGCTCCGATAAAAAGATCCGGGCACAGGCCGAAAAGACGGGAGCTTTTGGCTATATCACCAAACCTTTTGATGAAAATGAGCTGGCCGAAAGTATAGAAACAGCTTTAAAGAACCACGAAGCTGAAAAGAAAAGCAGTAACATGAAGACATTTCCTGAATTAATAATTTCCCTGCCCTCAGACTTAGTTCCTGAGGGGCAATAG
- a CDS encoding response regulator, producing the protein MAEGRILVVEDEHIVAMGIKKMLKSLGYQVTGIASSGEDAISKAESTFPDLVLMDIMLKGNIDGIEAAREIIKRFELPVVYLSAYSDSQILERAKQTGPFGYIVKPFEEKDLHSSIEVALHRHEVEKKKQEENPDST; encoded by the coding sequence ATGGCCGAAGGAAGGATTCTTGTTGTTGAAGACGAGCACATAGTTGCAATGGGCATAAAAAAAATGCTTAAGAGCCTGGGATATCAGGTCACGGGGATAGCCTCCTCAGGAGAAGACGCTATCAGCAAAGCCGAGAGCACCTTCCCGGACCTTGTGCTTATGGATATCATGTTGAAAGGAAACATTGATGGAATAGAAGCCGCTCGGGAAATCATAAAACGCTTCGAACTCCCCGTGGTCTATCTCTCTGCATATTCCGACAGCCAGATCCTGGAACGGGCAAAGCAGACAGGGCCTTTCGGCTATATCGTCAAGCCCTTTGAAGAAAAAGACCTGCACAGCAGTATCGAAGTGGCGCTGCACAGGCATGAAGTGGAAAAAAAGAAGCAGGAAGAAAATCCTGACAGTACGTAA
- a CDS encoding winged helix-turn-helix domain-containing protein — MSSSLSDTIWLSEKRKNLLLLLMEGPRDIEQIKASLNVTSKAMMPQIKILKKQELILQAEEVYELSEIGKLVVGNMLPLLNTFEVLEDNKGYWASRDMSAIPEDLFMRLGELGECMVIEPDLNHMFDLPREFTENLAKSRCIMSSLSYYHPLYPSLYSKLSQSDAKVEIVVTEAVFERLKTESPTELGVLLNSGNTVVKVFSEKSLRLPTIAVTDRFMYICLFDKQGKYDHRKAMSFDASAVRWGRELFMHYRGLCREVTGV; from the coding sequence ATGAGTTCTTCCCTGAGTGATACAATCTGGCTTTCTGAAAAAAGGAAAAATCTGCTCCTTTTGCTGATGGAAGGGCCTCGGGACATCGAGCAAATAAAAGCCTCTCTTAATGTGACTTCAAAAGCGATGATGCCCCAGATAAAGATCCTGAAAAAGCAGGAGCTGATTCTTCAGGCCGAGGAAGTGTACGAGCTATCGGAGATTGGGAAACTGGTAGTTGGAAACATGCTCCCTCTTCTGAACACGTTTGAAGTCCTTGAGGACAACAAAGGGTACTGGGCAAGCCGGGACATGAGTGCCATACCCGAAGACCTGTTTATGCGCCTGGGGGAACTCGGGGAATGCATGGTGATAGAGCCCGACCTGAACCATATGTTTGACCTCCCCCGAGAATTTACTGAAAACCTTGCGAAATCCAGGTGCATCATGAGTTCTCTTTCCTATTATCATCCCCTTTACCCTTCCCTTTATTCGAAACTTTCACAGAGTGATGCAAAAGTGGAAATCGTGGTGACGGAAGCAGTATTCGAGAGACTGAAAACCGAATCTCCGACCGAACTTGGAGTACTGCTGAATTCCGGAAATACGGTAGTGAAAGTCTTTAGTGAAAAAAGCCTCAGGCTTCCCACAATTGCTGTCACCGACCGTTTCATGTACATCTGCCTTTTCGACAAGCAGGGAAAATACGATCACAGAAAGGCAATGAGCTTCGATGCAAGTGCAGTTCGCTGGGGCAGAGAACTTTTCATGCATTACAGGGGGCTATGCCGGGAAGTAACCGGTGTATAA